In Chroicocephalus ridibundus chromosome 12, bChrRid1.1, whole genome shotgun sequence, a single genomic region encodes these proteins:
- the LOC134522555 gene encoding bactericidal permeability-increasing protein-like: MSSAPASRSRHHPQGTSGPAWLCLLLLLTACMPAAGTNPGIKARLTRRALEFGRRFGLEQLQSLLQKEHELNLTGSYHSPFLGTLTYTVPRIHIHELQINDSTVDFAEDVGVRLTVQSARIRLSADWGAQLGAIQDRGSVELRMRDLAVAAVMGVSVDGSDRPMVWSVGCDAHGTDLHLEFHRGHSWLYNLLAPLLQTALRQELNKELCRELRRSISRLEDALKHMKVSTQLDSFAAIDYSLLGRPAITAEHGDIALKGEFFRVGKYQQRPSSAKPVPLPVALPAALPMALATVHEPMLLLAITEFVANSAAFTYFTAGALERNISSDMLPRRFPLQLKTKSMGLFSPQLQERYPDHPMELRLSARRQPRLSCRPDALHGALFSSAEAFVVLPNATRVPAFLLNIDANVTGKPIITRNRLGGTVSLKGLSVEQVTSHVGPVEVKRLENLLKFALWLFGVPWANKRLQAGIPLPTPHGLSLLNPRISLQEGFMLIATDLQ; this comes from the exons ATGtcctctgctccagcctccagGTCCCGGCACCATCCCCAAGGCACATCTGGGCCGGCatggctctgcctcctgctcctgctgactGCCTGCATGCCCGCAGCTGGCACCAACCCCGGCATCAAGGCCCGGCTGACCCGGAGGGCGCTGGAATTCG gacgGCGGtttgggctggagcagctccagtcACTGCTGCAGAAGGAGCATGAGCTGAACCTGACGGGCTCCTACCACAGCCCGTTCCTTGGGACACTCACCTACACTGTGCCCCG GATCCACATCCATGAGCTGCAGATAAATGACTCCACCGTGGACTTCGCCGAGGACGTGGGGGTGAGGCTGACGGTGCAGAGCGCCCGCATCCGGCTCAGTGCCgactggggagcccagctgggTGCCAT CCAGGACAGGGGCTCCGTCGAACTCCGCATGCGTGACCTGGCCGTGGCGGCGGTGATGGGAGTGAGCGTGGATGGCAGCGACCGCCCCATGGTGTGGAGCGTCGGCTGCGACGCCCACGGCACTGACCTGCACTTGGAGTTTCACCGTGGACACAG CTGGCTCTACAACCTGCTGGCACCGCTGCTCCAGACAGCCCTGCGTCAGGAACTGAACAAGGAG CTCTGCCGCGAGCTCCGCAGGAGCATCAGcaggctggaggatgctctgaagCATATGAAAG tgtCCACCCAGCTGGACTCCTTCGCCGCCATCGACTACTCCCTGCTGGGGCGGCCGGCCATCACAGCGGAGCATGGGGACATCGCCCTCAAG GGGGAGTTCTTTAGGGTGGGCAAGTACCAGCAGAGGCCTTCCTCGGCGAAGCCCGTGCCCCTGCCCGTGGCgttgcctgcagctctgcccatgGCACTGGCCACGGTGCACGAGcccatgctgctgctggccatcACCGAGTTCGTTGCCAACTCGGCCGCCTTCACATACTTCACGGCTGGAGCTCTGGAGAGGAACATCTCCAGTGACATG ctcccacGGCGGTTCCCACTCCAGCTGAAGACCAAGAGCATGGGGCtcttctccccacag ctgcaggagcgCTACCCGGACCACCCCATGGAGCTGCGCCTCTCagcccgccggcagccccggctctCCTGCCGCCCCGATGCCCTGCACGGGGCCCTCTTCAGCTCTGCTGAGGCCTTCGTGGTGCTGCCCAACGCCACCCGTGTCCCTGCTTTTCTGCTGAACATT GATGCCAACGTGACGGGGAAGCCGATCATCACCAGGAACAGGCTCGGGGGCACCGTGAGCCTGAAGGG GCTCAGCGTGGAGCAGGTGACGTCGCATGTGGGCCCAGTGGAG GTGAAGAGGCTGGAGAACCTGCTGAAGTTCGCGCTGTGGCTTTTCGGGGTGCCCTGGGCAAACA agcGTCTCCAGGCCggcatccccctgcccaccccgcacGGCCTCAGTCTGCTCAACCCCCGGATCTCGCTGCAGGAG GGCTTCATGCTCATCGCCACAGACCTGCAGTAG
- the ID1 gene encoding DNA-binding protein inhibitor ID-1: MKVATVAPSPLPAGVGGALKAVRPGEAARCGPGPGVSPGAAEQAAAALLYDMKGCYSRLRALVPTLPRHRRVSKVELLQHVIDYIWDLQLALQRGPPRPAAAGEPPEAPCMPAADRILCR; encoded by the exons ATGAAGGTCGCCACCGTAGCTCCATCGCCGTTGCCCGCGGGCGTCGGCGGCGCGCTGAAGGCGGTGCGGCCCGGGGAAGCCGCTCGctgcgggccgggcccgggggtgTCGCCGGGGGCGGCGGAGCAGGCGGCCGCCGCGCTGCTGTACGATATGAAGGGCTGCTACTCGCGGCTGCGGGCGCTGGTGCCGACGCTGCCGCGGCACCGGCGGGTCTCCaaggtggagctgctgcagcacgTCATTGACTACATCTGGGACCTGCAGCTGGCGCTGCAGCGCGgacctccccgccccgccgccgccggggaacCCCCCGAG GCTCCGTGCATGCCCGCTGCCGACAGGATCCTGTGCCGCTGA